From a single Glycine soja cultivar W05 chromosome 19, ASM419377v2, whole genome shotgun sequence genomic region:
- the LOC114398311 gene encoding UV-stimulated scaffold protein A homolog isoform X1: MDTEEGAHGKGTQVVSLIEKATNSTAPEVDPRLLKAIKTVVRYSDSELRLATQTLMDLMKRDHSQVRYLALLIIDELFMRSKLFRALVVENLDQLLSLSVGFRRNLPLPAPPAVASVLRSKAIEFLEKWNVTFGLHYRQLRLGYDYLKNTLRLQFPNIQANLERIQQERRERERRSKEILLSKYESLKENSPSIKGPILSTMDEIDECLEILHAKQESVSDDILDNEELGDFCSLELQQLRLEALKEGEKVYEDSDNKVVFDTLRELYKLLVTKHLVSIQECISVLVRVEVADNRFRDSILKEFVDIQNRLKSVKNKCEEAGCSLLNSSKHDEEDFWEEGNVVSMEISSSATNNKNKHLDVASTSHKMSNDNLGLHNKESNDSGTDTLLHRGREVEPNSPRSKLQAEAPVVRWSSYLDNWGSNRVFMANQRGLELESHWGRVDNDAVIPADKIAELNVHAMPYEEKQIEIQPCLTPLRKGGLCQRRDLKVCPFHGPIIPRDDEGRPLNQNSSEDMNMDLKTDLVEQLAKQAEKNVRERDQEVAKKREIDKQLLKRAKLAKVREHNEAVLRDAALASTSRSATLGEDGEATNEDKLSARDKKQSLASMLRKKVTSKDRIAQKLLSSRARVTADRQHVSCEDAKYREAFPNQW; the protein is encoded by the exons ATGGATACGGAAGAAGGAGCTCATGGAAAGGGAACACAGGTGGTATCTTTGATTGAGAAGGCCACCAACTCCACCGCGCCGGAGGTCGATCCCCGCCTCCTAAAGGCCATCAAGACGGTGGTTCGCTATTCCGATTCGGAGCTCCGCCTCGCAACCCAAACCCTTATGGATCTCATGAAGCGTGACCACTCTCAG GTCAGGTACCTTGCGCTTCTAATAATTGATGAGCTCTTCATGCGTTCAAAGCTTTTTAGGGCCCTTGTTGTTGAGAACTTGGATCAGTTGCTGAGTTTGAGTGTCGGGTTCAGGCGAAATTTGCCACTTCCTGCTCCGCCAGCTGTTGCGTCTGTTTTGCGTTCCAAGGCCATTGAATTTTTGGAGAAGTGGAATGTGACGTTTGGGTTACATTACAGACAGCTCAGATTGGGTTATGATTACCTGAAGAATACTCTCAGGCTCCAATTTCCTAACATACAAGCTAACTTGGAGCGGATTCAGCAGGAGAGAAGGGAAAGGGAGAGGAGGTCAAAAGAGATTTTGTTGAGCAAGTATGAGTCTTTGAAGGAGAATTCACCTTCAATAAAGGGACCCATTCTGTCTACGATGGATGAGATTGATGAATGTTTGGAGATTTTGCATGCAAAACAGGAGTCTGTGTCAGATGATATCTTAGATAATGAAGAACTTGGTGACTTCTGTTCTTTGGAGCTGCAGCAGCTTCGTCTTGAAGCATTGAAAGAAGGGGAGAAAGTTTATGAGGACAGTGATAACAAGGTAGTTTTTGATACATTGAGGGAGCTATACAAACTTCTGGTCACAAAGCATTTGGTTTCCATCCAAGAGTGCATTTCTGTTCTAGTAAGAGTTGAAGTAGCCGACAATAGATTCAGAGATTCCATTTTGAAAGAGTTTGTTGATATCCAAAATCGTCTGAAatcagttaaaaataaatgtgaagAGGCTGGTTGTTCTCTTTTAAACTCATCAAAACATGACGAGGAAGATTTTTGGGAGGAGGGTAATGTTGTATCTATGGAAATCTCATCTAGTGCaaccaacaataaaaataaacatcttGACGTGGCATCAACTTCCCATAAAATGAGTAATGATAATCTTGGTTTGCACAATAAAGAGTCTAATGATTCTGGTACGGACACCCTGCTTCATCGAGGACGTGAAGTTGAGCCAAACTCTCCAAGGAGTAAACTTCAAGCCGAAGCTCCTGTGGTACGATGGAGTTCTTACCTGGATAACTGGGGTTCAAACAGGGTTTTTATGGCTAACCAGCGGGGTTTGGAGCTTGAAAGTCACTGGGGTAGGGTGGACAATGATGCAGTTATTCCAGCTGATAAAATTGCCGAATTGAATGTTCACGCAATGCCTTATGAAGAAAAGCAAATTGAGATCCAACCATGCCTGACTCCTTTGAGGAAAGGAGGATTATGTCAGAGAAGAGATCTGAAAGTTTGTCCATTTCATGGTCCTATCATTCCGCGAGATGATGAAGGGAGGCCACTCAATCAGAACTCTTCAGAAGACATGAATATGGATTTAAAGACTGATTTAGTAGAGCAGTTAGCAAAACAAGCAGAGAAAAATGTTCGTGAAAGAGATCAAGAGGTGGCAAAGAAGAGAGAAATTGATAAACAGTTGCTGAAACGTGCAAAGCTAGCTAAAGTTCGGGAACACAATGAAGCTGTTTTACGGGATGCTGCTTTGGCTTCTACTTCAAGATCAGCCACACTTGGAGAAGATGGGGAGGCAACTAATGAAGATAAACTGTCTGCCAGAGATAAGAAGCAAAGTCTCGCTTCCATGCTGCGAAAGAAAGTAACATCTAAAGATAGAATAGCTCAGAAACTTTTAAGTTCACGGGCAAGGGTTACTGCAGATAGGCAGCATGTGTCATGTGAAGATGCCAAATATAGAGAAGCCTTCCCAAATCAATGGTGA
- the LOC114398311 gene encoding UV-stimulated scaffold protein A homolog isoform X2, protein MRSKLFRALVVENLDQLLSLSVGFRRNLPLPAPPAVASVLRSKAIEFLEKWNVTFGLHYRQLRLGYDYLKNTLRLQFPNIQANLERIQQERRERERRSKEILLSKYESLKENSPSIKGPILSTMDEIDECLEILHAKQESVSDDILDNEELGDFCSLELQQLRLEALKEGEKVYEDSDNKVVFDTLRELYKLLVTKHLVSIQECISVLVRVEVADNRFRDSILKEFVDIQNRLKSVKNKCEEAGCSLLNSSKHDEEDFWEEGNVVSMEISSSATNNKNKHLDVASTSHKMSNDNLGLHNKESNDSGTDTLLHRGREVEPNSPRSKLQAEAPVVRWSSYLDNWGSNRVFMANQRGLELESHWGRVDNDAVIPADKIAELNVHAMPYEEKQIEIQPCLTPLRKGGLCQRRDLKVCPFHGPIIPRDDEGRPLNQNSSEDMNMDLKTDLVEQLAKQAEKNVRERDQEVAKKREIDKQLLKRAKLAKVREHNEAVLRDAALASTSRSATLGEDGEATNEDKLSARDKKQSLASMLRKKVTSKDRIAQKLLSSRARVTADRQHVSCEDAKYREAFPNQW, encoded by the coding sequence ATGCGTTCAAAGCTTTTTAGGGCCCTTGTTGTTGAGAACTTGGATCAGTTGCTGAGTTTGAGTGTCGGGTTCAGGCGAAATTTGCCACTTCCTGCTCCGCCAGCTGTTGCGTCTGTTTTGCGTTCCAAGGCCATTGAATTTTTGGAGAAGTGGAATGTGACGTTTGGGTTACATTACAGACAGCTCAGATTGGGTTATGATTACCTGAAGAATACTCTCAGGCTCCAATTTCCTAACATACAAGCTAACTTGGAGCGGATTCAGCAGGAGAGAAGGGAAAGGGAGAGGAGGTCAAAAGAGATTTTGTTGAGCAAGTATGAGTCTTTGAAGGAGAATTCACCTTCAATAAAGGGACCCATTCTGTCTACGATGGATGAGATTGATGAATGTTTGGAGATTTTGCATGCAAAACAGGAGTCTGTGTCAGATGATATCTTAGATAATGAAGAACTTGGTGACTTCTGTTCTTTGGAGCTGCAGCAGCTTCGTCTTGAAGCATTGAAAGAAGGGGAGAAAGTTTATGAGGACAGTGATAACAAGGTAGTTTTTGATACATTGAGGGAGCTATACAAACTTCTGGTCACAAAGCATTTGGTTTCCATCCAAGAGTGCATTTCTGTTCTAGTAAGAGTTGAAGTAGCCGACAATAGATTCAGAGATTCCATTTTGAAAGAGTTTGTTGATATCCAAAATCGTCTGAAatcagttaaaaataaatgtgaagAGGCTGGTTGTTCTCTTTTAAACTCATCAAAACATGACGAGGAAGATTTTTGGGAGGAGGGTAATGTTGTATCTATGGAAATCTCATCTAGTGCaaccaacaataaaaataaacatcttGACGTGGCATCAACTTCCCATAAAATGAGTAATGATAATCTTGGTTTGCACAATAAAGAGTCTAATGATTCTGGTACGGACACCCTGCTTCATCGAGGACGTGAAGTTGAGCCAAACTCTCCAAGGAGTAAACTTCAAGCCGAAGCTCCTGTGGTACGATGGAGTTCTTACCTGGATAACTGGGGTTCAAACAGGGTTTTTATGGCTAACCAGCGGGGTTTGGAGCTTGAAAGTCACTGGGGTAGGGTGGACAATGATGCAGTTATTCCAGCTGATAAAATTGCCGAATTGAATGTTCACGCAATGCCTTATGAAGAAAAGCAAATTGAGATCCAACCATGCCTGACTCCTTTGAGGAAAGGAGGATTATGTCAGAGAAGAGATCTGAAAGTTTGTCCATTTCATGGTCCTATCATTCCGCGAGATGATGAAGGGAGGCCACTCAATCAGAACTCTTCAGAAGACATGAATATGGATTTAAAGACTGATTTAGTAGAGCAGTTAGCAAAACAAGCAGAGAAAAATGTTCGTGAAAGAGATCAAGAGGTGGCAAAGAAGAGAGAAATTGATAAACAGTTGCTGAAACGTGCAAAGCTAGCTAAAGTTCGGGAACACAATGAAGCTGTTTTACGGGATGCTGCTTTGGCTTCTACTTCAAGATCAGCCACACTTGGAGAAGATGGGGAGGCAACTAATGAAGATAAACTGTCTGCCAGAGATAAGAAGCAAAGTCTCGCTTCCATGCTGCGAAAGAAAGTAACATCTAAAGATAGAATAGCTCAGAAACTTTTAAGTTCACGGGCAAGGGTTACTGCAGATAGGCAGCATGTGTCATGTGAAGATGCCAAATATAGAGAAGCCTTCCCAAATCAATGGTGA
- the LOC114400397 gene encoding aspartyl protease family protein 2-like, which produces MEGKKKTTNCLLFLFLSLTLSLSLSAALQLQTQTLPLHSLPHPPAISWPESESEPDPEEEALSLHLHHIDALSSNKTPEQLFQLRLQRDAKRVEGVVALAALNQSHARRSGSSFSSSIISGLAQGSGEYFTRIGVGTPARYVYMVLDTGSDVVWLQCAPCRKCYTQADPVFDPTKSRTYAGIPCGAPLCRRLDSPGCNNKNKVCQYQVSYGDGSFTFGDFSTETLTFRRTRVTRVALGCGHDNEGLFIGAAGLLGLGRGRLSFPVQTGRRFNQKFSYCLVDRSASAKPSSVVFGDSAVSRTARFTPLIKNPKLDTFYYLELLGISVGGSPVRGLSASLFRLDAAGNGGVIIDSGTSVTRLTRPAYIALRDAFRVGASHLKRAAEFSLFDTCFDLSGLTEVKVPTVVLHFRGADVSLPATNYLIPVDNSGSFCFAFAGTMSGLSIIGNIQQQGFRVSFDLAGSRVGFAPRGCV; this is translated from the coding sequence ATGGAGGGCAAGAAAAAGACAACAAATTGCCTTCTCTTCCTGTTCCTCTCCctcaccctctctctctctctctccgccGCATTACAACTCCAAACCCAAACCTTGCCCCTCCACTCCCTCCCCCACCCACCCGCAATCTCATGGCCCGAATCCGAATCCGAACCCGACCCAGAAGAAGAAGCTCTCTCACTTCACCTCCACCACATAGACGCTCTCTCCTCCAACAAAACCCCGGAGCAGCTCTTCCAGCTCAGGCTCCAACGCGACGCCAAGAGAGTTGAAGGTGTAGTCGCACTCGCAGCTCTGAACCAAAGCCACGCTCGCAGATCCGGCTCCAGTTTCAGTAGCTCCATCATTTCGGGCTTAGCACAAGGTAGCGGTGAGTACTTCACGCGCATAGGCGTAGGCACACCCGCAAGGTACGTCTACATGGTTTTAGACACCGGAAGCGACGTCGTTTGGCTCCAATGCGCCCCTTGCCGCAAATGCTACACCCAAGCCGACCCCGTTTTTGACCCCACCAAATCCCGAACCTACGCCGGAATCCCCTGCGGGGCCCCTCTCTGCCGCCGCTTGGACTCCCCCGGCtgcaacaacaagaacaaggtTTGCCAGTACCAGGTTTCCTACGGCGACGGCTCCTTCACATTCGGCGATTTCTCCACCGAAACGCTCACGTTTCGAAGAACCAGAGTCACGCGCGTCGCGCTCGGCTGCGGCCACGACAATGAAGGACTCTTTATCGGCGCTGCTGGGCTTTTGGGCCTGGGCCGTGGGAGGTTATCGTTTCCGGTCCAGACCGGTCGCCGGTTCAACCAGAAATTCTCTTACTGCCTCGTCGACCGTTCCGCTTCGGCCAAACCCTCCTCTGTCGTTTTCGGAGATTCCGCTGTTTCCCGAACCGCGCGCTTCACTCCTCTTATAAAAAACCCCAAGCTCGACACCTTCTACTACCTCGAGCTCCTCGGGATCAGCGTCGGCGGCTCGCCGGTGCGCGGCCTCTCCGCCTCGCTCTTCCGCCTCGACGCAGCGGGAAACGGCGGCGTCATCATCGACTCGGGCACCTCCGTGACCCGGCTCACCCGACCCGCCTACATTGCCCTCCGAGACGCCTTCCGCGTCGGGGCCTCGCATCTGAAGCGTGCAGCGGAGTTCTCGCTCTTCGACACGTGTTTCGACCTGTCCGGGCTCACGGAGGTGAAGGTGCCCACGGTGGTGCTGCATTTCCGAGGTGCCGACGTGTCATTGCCGGCGACGAATTACTTGATTCCGGTGGATAACAGTGGGAGCTTCTGCTTCGCGTTTGCGGGAACTATGAGCGGTTTGTCCATAATTGGTAACATCCAACAACAAGGGTTCCGGGTCTCCTTCGACCTTGCGGGTTCTCGGGTCGGGTTTGCCCCTAGAGGTTGCGTTTGA
- the LOC114398417 gene encoding uncharacterized protein LOC114398417 encodes MICSCSRIKGVSPLSVWFLCNVTLGFFILFYFAMETETRRKVEEMVLDILKKSNIEEATEFTIRVAASERLGIDLSDSPSRHFVRTVVESYLLSVAANEISKDAEKKENEDIAAKNDDDVKKGDVVAVPKLKRDDPERVICQLSSRRNLAVKHFKGTTLVSIREFYMKDGKLLPGSKGISLSSEQWSTFKKSVPAIEEAIKKMEGRIRLEPNGKQNGDASNSAVDVALEPNGKQNGDASNSVVDVAPLEPHGKQNGDASNSVVDVAALEPVVPIEVIRLDGKNFQSWARQMELLLKQLKVDYVLDEPCPNPTLGESAKAEDIATAKAAERRWLNDDLTCHRNILSHLSDPLYNLYANRKLSAKDLWEELKLVYLYEEFGTKRYHVKKYLEFQMVEEKAVIEQIRELNGMADSIAAAGMFIDDNFHVSAIISKLPPSWKDFCIKLMREEYLPYRKLMERIQIEEEYRYGVKRVVEHSNSMEGYHQAYNGGHRRADYKPLGMCRNRSEINARSVPCSVCGKRGHLSKHCWRRNDKQTNERKSEEDERIPT; translated from the exons ATGATATGTTCTTGTTCTCGAATAAAAGGTGTTTCACCCCTCAGTGTTTGGTTTCTGTGCAACGTGACATTGgggtttttcattttattttattttgcaatgGAAACGGAAACCCGACGGAAAGTGGAGGAGATGGTGTTGGATATATTGAAGAAATCCAACATTGAAGAAGCCACTGAGTTCACCATCCGAGTCGCTGCCTCGGAGCGTCTCGGCATCGACCTCTCCGACTCTCCCAGTAGGCACTTCGTCAGAACCGTCGTTGAGTCTTATCTTCTCTCCGTTGCGGCCAATGAAATCTCCAAAGACGCAGAGAAGAAGGAGAACGAAGATATTGCCGCCAAAAACGACGACGATGTGAAGAAGGGAGATGTCGTTGCGGTGCCCAAACTGAAGAGGGATGATCCCGAACGCGTTATTTGTCAA CTGTCCAGCAGGAGGAACTTGGCGGTGAAACATTTCAAAGGGACAACCCTAGTCTCAATTAGGGAATTCTATATGAAAGACGGAAAACTACTTCCTGGTTCTAAAG GGATAAGTTTATCTTCTGAACAATGGTCGACCTTCAAGAAGAGTGTTCCTGCCATAGAGGAAGCTATAAAAAAGATGGAAGGAAGGATAAG ATTGGAGCCTAATGGTAAGCAAAATGGAGATGCGTCAAATTCAGCTGTTGATGTTGCTCTTGAGCCCAATGGTAAGCAAAATGGAGATGCGTCAAATTCAGTTGTTGATGTTGCTCCACTTGAGCCTCATGGTAAGCAAaatggagatgcatcaaattctgttgttgatgttgctgcTCTTGAGCCTGTTGTCCCTATTGAGGTCATCCGATTGGATGGGAAGAATTTCCAATCCTGGGCTCGGCAGATGGAATTACTCTTGAAACAATTAAAGGTTGACTATGTGCTAGATGAACCATGCCCGAACCCTACACTAGGGGAAAGTGCCAAGGCTGAAGACATTGCCACAGCCAAGGCTGCAGAAAGGAGATGGCTGAACGATGATTTGACATGTCATCGGAATATCTTGAGCCATTTATCTGATCCTTTGTATAACCTGTATGCGAACAGAAAATTGAGTGCTAAGGATTTATGGGAAGAATTAAAACTGGTTTATCTGTACGAGGAATTTGGAACCAAAAGATATCATGTGAAAAAGTATCTTGAATTTCAGATGGTTGAGGAGAAAGCAGTTATTGAACAAATCAGAGAATTAAATGGCATGGCAGATTCTATTGCTGCTGCTGGGATGTTTATCGATGACAACTTTCATGTTAGTGCCATCATTTCAAAGCTTCCACCATCGTGGAAGGACTTTTGCATCAAGTTAATGCGTGAGGAATATCTACCTTACCGGAAGTTAATGGAACGCATACAGATAGAGGAAGAATACCGCTATGGAGTAAAACGAGTGGTTGAACATTCTAACAGTATGGAAGGATATCACCAGGCCTATAATGGTGGACATAGGAGGGCTGACTATAAGCCATTGGGAATGTGTAGGAATAGGTCAGAAATTAATGCCAGGAGCGTACCCTGTAGTGTATGTGGCAAGAGGGGACATCTTTCTAAACATTGCTGGAGAAGAAATGACAAACAAACTAATGAGAGGAAATCAGAAGAGGATGAGCGTATACCCACATAA
- the LOC114398111 gene encoding protein DEFECTIVE IN MERISTEM SILENCING 3-like yields MSQPNHPLNLNDDNRERCKNTIKQHEDNLKFLNSQSNQLAESIFDLQVSLARYHSTNVITLENGNGAFHTEEETMEQVMKKENSAASIFSWLKVNAQTSNLTLTKDVVGVVATLAKVESDDLSRILSEFLGLETMLAIVCSSYEGINALEKYDPEGLINCNGGLHGIGSSIGKRINGRFVVISLEDIRPFVGGFVANDPQKKLALPKPRLPNGECPPGFLDYAVNMIHLDSKYLSFLTDSGYGLRETLFYGLFSRLQIYKTRNEMLLALPCIHDGALSLDGGMIRGRGMFALGSRKDVEVKFPLISGGSDVPPNYIETEEAVRKLNWETSKLAADKHREQQLLDYRKGKLH; encoded by the exons ATGTCTCAACCCAACCACCCG CTGAATCTAAATGATGATAACAGAGAGAGATGTAAGAATACAATCAAACAGCATGAAGATAATCTTAAGTTTCTTAATTCTCAATCAAATCAATTAGCTGAATCAATATTTGACTTGCAAG TGAGTCTTGCAAGGTACCATTCAACTAATGTAATTACGTTAGAGAATGGAAATGGTGCCTTTCATACTGAAGAGGAAACAATGGAACAGGTAATGAAGAAAGAGAACTCTGCTGCTAGTATATTTAGTTGGCTAAAAGTTAATGCACAGACATCAAATTTGACATTAACAAAGGATGTTGTGGGAGTTGTTGCAACCCTTGCCAAAGTTGAGAGCGATGATCTTAGCAg GATTCTTTCTGAATTTTTGGGCTTGGAGACAATGCTTGCAATTGTGTGCAGTTCTTATGAAGGCATTAATGCACTGGAGAAGTATGATCCTGAAGGCTTGATAAACTGTAATGGTGGATTGCATGGTATAGGGTCTTCAATTGGAAAGAGAATAAATGGCCGATTTGTTGTCATATCTCTTGAAGATATAAG ACCCTTTGTTGGAGGTTTTGTAGCCAATGATCCACAAAAGAAATTGGCTCTCCCAAAGCCAAGATTACCTAATGGGGAGTGCCCACCTGGGTTTCTTGATTATGCGGTGAACATGATCCATTtggattcaaaatatttatcttttcttaCTGACAGTGGGTACGGTCTTAGAGAGACGCTGTTTTATGGACTTTTTTCTCGCCTACAAATATATAAAACCCGGAATGAAATGCTGCTTGCTCTCCCATGCATTCACGACGGAGCTTTGTCCTTGGATGGTGGGATGATTAGGGGACGTGGCATGTTTGCTCTTGGTAGTAG GAAAGATGTAGAAGTGAAGTTTCCTCTAATTTCGGGAGGATCTGATGTACCTCCAAACTATATTGAAACTGAAGAGGCAGTGAGGAAGCTGAATTGGGAAACCTCTAAACTTGCTGCAGATAAACACAGAGAGCAGCAATTATTGGATTATAGGAAAGGGAAACTTCACTAG